From the genome of Dickeya aquatica, one region includes:
- the cydB gene encoding cytochrome d ubiquinol oxidase subunit II, whose protein sequence is MGIELSVIWFAIIIFATLMYIVMDGFDLGIGLLFAFNRRAADRDVMVNTVAPVWDGNETWLVLGGAGLFGAFPLAYAVIVDALTIPLTLMLVGLIFRGVAFEFRFKATPSHRPFWDKAFMWGSLVATFFQGVTVGAVLNGFEVTDRHFSGPALGWLTPFTLFCGLGLVVAYALLGCTWLIMKTGQDLHRRMSALTPLLLLALLVVIAVISLWTPLAHPAVRERWFSSPNLFWFAPVPLLVLACAIGIMSGVRRQAHYSPFLLTLGLIFLGFTGLGISLWPMIIPPSLTLWDAAAPAQGQGFMLVGALLILPVILGYTGWSYYVFRGKVQPDEGYH, encoded by the coding sequence GTGGGTATTGAGCTTTCTGTCATCTGGTTTGCCATCATCATTTTCGCAACACTGATGTATATCGTGATGGATGGGTTCGATCTGGGGATTGGGCTGCTGTTTGCCTTCAACCGCCGCGCGGCCGATCGGGATGTGATGGTGAATACCGTTGCGCCGGTGTGGGACGGCAACGAAACCTGGCTGGTACTGGGTGGAGCCGGTCTGTTTGGTGCGTTTCCGCTGGCCTATGCGGTGATCGTTGATGCGCTGACCATTCCGCTAACGCTGATGCTGGTGGGGCTGATTTTTCGCGGTGTGGCCTTTGAGTTCCGTTTTAAGGCTACGCCATCGCACCGCCCATTCTGGGACAAGGCGTTTATGTGGGGCTCGCTGGTCGCCACCTTCTTTCAGGGGGTAACAGTCGGCGCGGTACTCAATGGCTTTGAGGTGACCGATCGCCATTTCTCCGGCCCGGCCCTGGGGTGGCTGACACCCTTTACTCTGTTCTGCGGTCTTGGGCTGGTGGTGGCATACGCTCTGCTGGGCTGCACCTGGCTTATCATGAAGACCGGGCAGGATTTGCACCGCCGCATGTCAGCGCTGACGCCGTTACTGTTGCTGGCGCTGCTGGTGGTGATTGCGGTCATTAGCCTGTGGACACCGCTGGCGCATCCGGCTGTGCGGGAACGCTGGTTTTCGTCGCCCAATCTGTTCTGGTTTGCGCCGGTTCCGTTACTGGTGCTGGCGTGTGCTATCGGTATTATGAGCGGTGTCCGTCGGCAAGCGCATTATTCGCCATTTCTGTTAACGCTGGGGCTTATTTTCCTTGGTTTCACCGGGCTTGGCATCAGCCTGTGGCCGATGATCATTCCACCGTCGCTGACGCTGTGGGATGCCGCCGCCCCGGCGCAGGGTCAGGGGTTTATGCTGGTCGGTGCGCTGCTGATTCTCCCGGTGATCCTTGGCTATACCGGCTGGAGCTACTATGTATTCCGGGGAAAAGTCCAGCCGGATGAGGGCTATCATTGA
- a CDS encoding DUF2474 domain-containing protein has protein sequence MPGRARHPVANPARPENPVRSLWQRLLWMALLWGASVLALGVVATLFRLLMTAAGLKAH, from the coding sequence ATGCCTGGCAGAGCCAGACACCCTGTTGCAAACCCGGCGAGGCCGGAAAACCCGGTTCGCTCGCTCTGGCAGCGGTTGTTATGGATGGCGCTGCTATGGGGAGCCAGTGTACTGGCACTCGGCGTGGTTGCGACGCTGTTCCGCCTGCTGATGACCGCCGCCGGGCTGAAAGCGCATTGA
- the moaA gene encoding GTP 3',8-cyclase MoaA, protein MVSQLTDAFARKFYYLRLSITDVCNFRCTYCLPNGYQPNGHASQRFLSRDEIRRVSRAFAALGTEKVRLTGGEPSLRRDFTDIIATIRDNPGIRQLAVTTNGYRLAREVANWREAGLTALNVSVDSLDARAFHAITGQDKFRQVMDGIDAAFACGFARVKINTVLMRDINHHQLPAFLDWIRNRPIQLRFIELMETGEGRELFRRHHVSGQVIREQLLREGWQQQARARSDGPAQVFSHPDYLGEVGLIMPYEKDFCQSCNRLRVSAIGNLHLCLFGEQGIALRDLLADDSQQQALEQRISGGLSHKRQAHFLHEGDSGITPNLAFIGG, encoded by the coding sequence ATGGTGAGTCAACTGACTGATGCGTTTGCGCGCAAGTTTTACTATTTGCGCCTGTCGATAACCGACGTCTGTAATTTCCGCTGTACCTATTGCCTGCCGAATGGCTATCAGCCAAACGGCCATGCTTCCCAGCGCTTTTTGTCCCGCGATGAGATTCGCCGTGTCAGCCGGGCGTTTGCCGCGCTGGGCACCGAAAAAGTGCGCCTGACCGGCGGCGAGCCTTCGTTGCGCCGTGATTTCACCGACATCATTGCCACCATTCGTGATAACCCCGGTATTCGCCAGTTAGCGGTGACGACCAATGGCTATCGGCTGGCGCGTGAGGTGGCAAACTGGCGTGAGGCCGGGCTGACGGCGCTGAATGTCAGTGTGGACAGCCTTGATGCGCGCGCCTTTCATGCCATTACCGGGCAGGATAAATTTCGTCAGGTGATGGACGGGATTGATGCCGCGTTTGCCTGCGGCTTTGCGCGCGTAAAAATCAATACCGTGTTAATGCGAGACATTAACCATCATCAACTGCCTGCCTTTCTTGACTGGATCCGCAACCGGCCTATCCAACTGCGCTTTATTGAACTGATGGAAACCGGCGAAGGGCGCGAGTTATTTCGTCGCCACCATGTTTCCGGGCAGGTTATCCGCGAACAGTTGCTGCGTGAGGGCTGGCAGCAACAGGCGCGGGCACGCAGCGATGGCCCGGCGCAGGTGTTCTCTCACCCCGATTATCTCGGCGAAGTCGGCCTCATCATGCCGTATGAGAAAGATTTCTGTCAGAGCTGCAACCGTCTGCGGGTGTCAGCCATCGGGAATTTGCACCTTTGCCTGTTTGGTGAGCAGGGTATTGCGCTGCGCGACCTGCTGGCGGATGACAGCCAACAGCAGGCGCTGGAGCAGCGTATTTCCGGTGGGCTGAGTCACAAACGGCAGGCGCATTTTCTGCATGAAGGCGACAGCGGCATCACCCCCAATCTCGCGTTTATCGGTGGCTAA
- the moaB gene encoding molybdenum cofactor biosynthesis protein B produces MSKVSSEFVPLTVAVMTISSRRGADEDTSGDYLREAAQLAGHQLVASAIVPENLYQVRAQVSVWVARDDVQVILINGGTGFTPGDVAPQALRPLFDLEIEGFGELFRMVSYEEIGTATIQSRAIAGLANQTAIFAMPGSTRACRTAWERIIVEQLDARHKPCNLYPHLTRRS; encoded by the coding sequence ATGAGCAAGGTCAGCAGCGAATTTGTTCCGCTAACGGTGGCGGTGATGACTATCTCGTCGCGCCGGGGAGCCGATGAGGATACCTCCGGCGATTACCTGCGCGAAGCCGCGCAACTCGCCGGTCATCAACTGGTGGCAAGCGCCATCGTACCGGAAAACCTCTATCAAGTGCGTGCTCAGGTCAGTGTCTGGGTCGCCCGCGACGACGTACAGGTGATTTTGATTAATGGCGGCACCGGGTTTACGCCGGGCGATGTGGCACCTCAAGCGCTGCGTCCGTTGTTTGACCTTGAAATCGAGGGGTTCGGCGAGCTGTTTCGCATGGTGTCGTATGAAGAGATTGGCACCGCGACCATTCAGTCGCGCGCGATAGCGGGACTTGCCAATCAGACGGCGATTTTCGCCATGCCGGGCTCGACCCGCGCGTGCCGCACCGCCTGGGAGCGCATCATTGTTGAACAACTGGATGCCCGGCACAAACCGTGCAACCTGTATCCTCATTTAACCCGTCGTTCTTAA
- the moaC gene encoding cyclic pyranopterin monophosphate synthase MoaC, producing MAQLTHINAAGEAAMVDVSGKAETVRDARAEAFVVMSGETLAMIMEGRHHKGDVFATARIAGIQAAKRTWELIPLCHPLLLSKVAVELEAQPEHNRVRIESWCRLSGKTGVEMEALTAASVAALTIYDMCKAVQKDMVIGPVRLLSKSGGKSGDFNAEAL from the coding sequence ATGGCACAACTGACACATATTAATGCCGCCGGAGAGGCGGCCATGGTCGATGTCTCTGGTAAGGCTGAAACGGTGCGCGATGCCCGTGCCGAAGCCTTTGTCGTGATGTCGGGCGAAACCCTCGCCATGATAATGGAAGGCCGTCACCATAAAGGTGATGTGTTTGCCACCGCCCGTATTGCCGGTATTCAGGCGGCAAAACGCACCTGGGAGCTGATCCCGCTTTGTCACCCGCTGCTGCTGAGCAAGGTGGCCGTGGAGCTGGAGGCCCAGCCCGAACATAACCGGGTGCGCATCGAGTCATGGTGCCGCCTGAGCGGCAAAACCGGTGTGGAAATGGAAGCGCTGACGGCGGCGTCGGTGGCGGCGCTGACCATTTACGACATGTGTAAAGCGGTACAAAAAGACATGGTAATAGGCCCGGTGCGGCTGCTGTCGAAAAGCGGTGGCAAGTCCGGCGATTTTAACGCGGAGGCACTATGA
- the moaD gene encoding molybdopterin synthase sulfur carrier subunit, with translation MITVLFFAQVRELTGTGRLSLPAEYPDVAALRAALCLRGERWALALEEGKLLAAVNQSLVAMTHPLAEGDEVAFFPPVTGG, from the coding sequence ATGATAACCGTGCTGTTTTTTGCTCAGGTACGCGAGCTGACCGGCACCGGGCGTTTATCGTTGCCGGCGGAATATCCCGATGTGGCTGCATTGCGCGCCGCACTGTGCCTGCGTGGTGAACGCTGGGCGCTGGCGCTGGAAGAGGGCAAGTTACTGGCGGCGGTGAACCAGTCGCTGGTGGCGATGACTCATCCGCTGGCCGAGGGCGATGAAGTGGCGTTTTTTCCACCGGTAACCGGGGGCTGA
- the moaE gene encoding molybdopterin synthase catalytic subunit MoaE, whose product MQTRIQVGEAPFSVGDEYAWLADGDSEGAVVTFTGKVRNHNLGDSVSALTLEHYPGMTEKALAQIVEEARLRWSLARVSVIHRIGALYPGDEIVFVGVSGAHRHAAFDAAQFIMDYLKTRAPFWKREATPQGDRWVDARDSDHHAATRW is encoded by the coding sequence ATGCAAACACGTATTCAGGTTGGTGAAGCGCCTTTCAGCGTGGGTGACGAGTATGCCTGGCTTGCCGATGGCGATAGCGAAGGGGCGGTCGTCACTTTTACCGGCAAAGTGCGTAACCATAACCTTGGTGACAGCGTCAGCGCATTGACGCTGGAACATTACCCAGGCATGACGGAAAAAGCGCTGGCGCAAATAGTCGAAGAGGCCCGGCTGCGCTGGTCGTTGGCGCGGGTCAGCGTGATTCATCGCATCGGGGCGCTCTACCCCGGTGATGAAATTGTGTTTGTTGGCGTCAGCGGTGCACACCGTCACGCGGCCTTTGATGCCGCACAATTCATTATGGATTACCTCAAAACCCGCGCGCCTTTCTGGAAGCGTGAGGCCACGCCGCAAGGCGACCGCTGGGTGGATGCCCGCGACAGCGACCATCATGCCGCCACACGCTGGTAG
- a CDS encoding iron ABC transporter substrate-binding protein, with protein MKRRIASLFPATLLASSLVLGFSFGAQAEDDGIVIYNAQHENLVKSWVEGFTQDTGIKVTLRNGGDSELGNQLVQEGNASSADVFLTENSPSMVLVDNANLFAPLDADTLSQVEPQYRPSHGRWIGIAARSTVFVYNPEKFTEAQLPASLMDLAKPDWKGRWAASPSGADFQAIVSAMLALKGEKATLEWLKAMKANFTAYKGNSTVMKAVNAGQIDSGVIYHYYPFVDGAKTGENSKNVRLHYFKKQDPGAFVSISGGGVLASSKHKQQAQAFIKWITGKKGQEVLRTNTAFEYAVGVNAASNPKLVPLKELQAPTVDAASLNGKKVVELMTEAGLL; from the coding sequence ATGAAACGGCGTATTGCTTCTCTGTTCCCCGCCACGTTGCTGGCGTCTTCTCTGGTGTTAGGTTTTTCCTTTGGCGCGCAGGCAGAAGATGACGGCATCGTCATTTACAACGCGCAGCACGAAAATTTGGTGAAGTCCTGGGTTGAGGGGTTCACGCAGGACACCGGTATTAAAGTCACGCTGCGTAATGGCGGTGACAGTGAGCTGGGTAATCAGTTGGTGCAGGAAGGCAATGCCTCTTCGGCCGATGTGTTCCTGACAGAGAACTCGCCGTCGATGGTGCTGGTGGATAATGCCAATCTGTTTGCGCCGCTGGATGCAGACACCCTCTCACAGGTGGAGCCGCAATATCGCCCGTCGCACGGCCGCTGGATTGGCATTGCCGCGCGCTCGACCGTGTTTGTCTATAACCCGGAAAAATTTACCGAAGCCCAACTTCCCGCCTCGTTGATGGATTTGGCTAAGCCGGACTGGAAGGGCCGTTGGGCAGCATCACCGTCGGGCGCTGATTTCCAGGCCATCGTCAGCGCGATGCTGGCGCTTAAGGGTGAAAAAGCGACGCTGGAATGGCTTAAAGCCATGAAGGCTAACTTCACCGCTTACAAAGGTAACAGCACGGTGATGAAAGCGGTGAATGCCGGTCAGATAGACAGCGGCGTCATCTACCACTACTACCCGTTTGTTGACGGGGCGAAAACCGGTGAAAACAGCAAGAACGTGCGTCTGCATTACTTCAAAAAGCAGGATCCGGGCGCATTCGTCAGCATCTCCGGCGGTGGCGTACTGGCTTCCAGCAAGCACAAACAGCAGGCGCAGGCGTTCATCAAATGGATTACCGGTAAAAAAGGCCAGGAGGTGCTGCGCACCAACACGGCGTTTGAATACGCCGTGGGCGTAAATGCCGCGTCTAACCCGAAACTGGTGCCGCTGAAAGAGTTGCAGGCACCGACGGTGGATGCCGCCAGCCTGAATGGCAAAAAAGTGGTGGAACTGATGACCGAAGCAGGGCTGCTGTAA
- a CDS encoding ABC transporter permease: protein MSSSGLALCAVLLSLLALLPLGFVVAITLNTGWQTIQALVFRARVGELLFNTVLLVVITLPLCALLGVALAWLTERTTLPGRRVWSLLLTAPLAVPAFVQSYAWIGVLPGMHGLSAGVFVSVIAYFPFIYLPAAAVLRRLDPGLEDVATSLGTRPWGCFFAVVLPQLRLAVWGGSLLIALHLLAEYGLYAMIRFDTFTTAIFEQFQSTFNGLAANMLAGVLVVCCLALLWLESLSRGRARYARVGAGSARSQLPCVLTPGKALMSLLLPAVVTLLSLGVPLATLTRWLWLGGVAVWQNPDLWPALSQTLWLGVSGALLVTLCAFPMAWLSIRHPSRLYRLLEGCNYITSALPGIVVALALVTITIHTLRPLYQTGFTLLLAYVLMFMPRALVNLRAGVAQAPVELENVARSLGCSPMQALWRVTLRLAAPGAAAGAALVFLAITNELTATLLLAPNGTRTLATGFWALTSEIDYMAAAPYALIMVVLSLPLTWLLYSQSKRTAGL from the coding sequence ATGAGCAGCAGTGGCCTGGCCTTGTGCGCCGTGCTGCTGTCGTTACTGGCGTTATTGCCGCTCGGCTTTGTGGTGGCGATCACCCTCAATACCGGTTGGCAAACCATTCAGGCACTGGTGTTTCGTGCCCGGGTGGGGGAGCTGTTATTCAATACCGTGTTGCTGGTGGTTATCACCTTGCCGCTCTGCGCCCTGCTGGGGGTGGCCCTTGCCTGGCTGACCGAGCGCACCACGTTGCCGGGTCGTCGGGTGTGGTCACTGTTACTGACGGCACCGCTGGCGGTGCCGGCATTTGTGCAGAGCTATGCCTGGATAGGCGTACTGCCGGGTATGCATGGCCTGAGTGCGGGCGTGTTTGTGTCGGTCATCGCCTATTTCCCGTTCATCTATCTGCCGGCAGCCGCCGTGTTGCGGCGTCTTGATCCCGGTCTGGAGGATGTGGCCACCTCACTTGGCACCCGGCCCTGGGGGTGTTTTTTCGCGGTGGTGCTGCCACAGTTACGTCTGGCGGTCTGGGGCGGCTCATTACTGATTGCGCTGCATTTGCTGGCGGAATATGGTCTGTATGCCATGATCCGTTTTGATACCTTCACCACCGCTATTTTTGAGCAATTCCAGTCAACATTTAATGGACTGGCGGCCAACATGCTGGCCGGTGTGCTGGTCGTTTGCTGTCTGGCGCTGTTATGGCTCGAGTCGCTCAGCCGGGGCCGGGCACGTTATGCCCGCGTCGGCGCAGGCAGCGCCCGCAGTCAGTTACCTTGTGTGCTAACACCCGGTAAGGCGCTGATGAGCCTGCTGTTACCCGCGGTGGTGACACTGCTGTCCCTCGGCGTACCGCTGGCAACCTTGACACGCTGGCTGTGGCTTGGCGGTGTAGCGGTGTGGCAAAACCCGGATCTGTGGCCCGCGTTATCCCAAACACTGTGGCTTGGCGTGTCAGGTGCACTGCTGGTGACGCTGTGCGCCTTCCCGATGGCCTGGCTGTCGATACGGCATCCCTCGCGGCTTTATCGGTTGCTGGAAGGCTGCAATTACATCACCAGTGCGCTGCCCGGTATTGTGGTGGCACTGGCGCTGGTGACGATTACCATTCATACCCTGCGCCCGCTATACCAGACCGGGTTCACGTTGTTGCTGGCCTATGTGCTGATGTTTATGCCGCGCGCGCTGGTGAATCTGCGCGCCGGGGTGGCGCAGGCTCCGGTCGAGCTTGAGAACGTGGCCCGCAGTCTGGGGTGTTCACCGATGCAGGCGCTCTGGCGCGTTACGCTGCGCCTGGCGGCCCCGGGTGCCGCGGCCGGTGCGGCGCTGGTGTTTTTGGCCATCACCAATGAATTAACCGCGACACTGCTGCTGGCACCTAACGGCACGCGCACGCTGGCAACCGGTTTTTGGGCGTTGACCAGTGAAATTGATTATATGGCCGCTGCACCCTATGCACTGATCATGGTGGTGTTATCGTTGCCATTAACCTGGTTGCTCTATTCTCAATCTAAACGCACGGCAGGTTTATGA
- a CDS encoding ABC transporter ATP-binding protein — MNTLELFGISKAFNATTVLDNIALQVAPGSRTAIVGPSGSGKTTLLRIIAGFDAPDRGVVRLQGQVVADEHQWIPAHQRGIGFVPQDGALFPHFTVAQNIAFGLGGSKAEKQRRVDELMERVSLDKRLAARWPHELSGGQQQRVALARALSQRPALMLLDEPFSALDTGLRAATRQAVSALLAQAGVASILVTHDQAEALSFADQVAVMRQGQLVQVGTPQSLYLRPVDEETAAFLGDTLVLPAQLQHGRAHCVLGAVAVDDRHFHGDGRIMLRPEQIHITQASPSSSSPQATVVGIEFAGFVSTLRLRLGESGQVIELKSISREDVVCGSLVNVQVAGLAHRLD, encoded by the coding sequence ATGAATACGCTTGAACTTTTTGGCATCAGCAAGGCGTTTAACGCCACGACGGTGCTCGATAACATTGCCTTGCAGGTCGCGCCCGGCAGCCGAACCGCGATTGTCGGGCCGTCAGGGTCAGGCAAAACCACGTTGTTGCGCATTATTGCCGGTTTTGATGCGCCAGACCGTGGAGTGGTGCGGTTGCAGGGGCAGGTGGTGGCGGATGAGCATCAGTGGATACCGGCACACCAGCGAGGTATCGGCTTTGTGCCGCAGGATGGTGCACTGTTTCCCCATTTTACCGTGGCGCAAAACATCGCCTTTGGCCTTGGCGGCAGTAAGGCTGAAAAACAGCGGCGGGTGGATGAGCTGATGGAGCGGGTGTCACTGGATAAGCGTCTGGCCGCCCGCTGGCCGCATGAGCTATCCGGTGGCCAGCAGCAACGGGTGGCGCTGGCGCGCGCGCTGTCACAGCGCCCGGCGCTGATGCTGCTTGATGAGCCTTTCTCCGCGCTCGATACCGGCTTGCGCGCCGCAACGCGTCAGGCGGTGTCGGCCCTGCTGGCGCAGGCAGGCGTGGCGTCGATTCTGGTCACGCACGATCAGGCCGAGGCGCTGTCATTTGCCGATCAAGTCGCGGTGATGCGTCAGGGGCAACTGGTACAGGTTGGCACACCCCAGTCGCTCTATTTACGACCGGTAGACGAAGAAACGGCAGCGTTTCTGGGCGATACCCTGGTGTTGCCTGCCCAACTGCAACACGGGCGTGCTCACTGCGTGTTGGGGGCGGTGGCCGTCGATGATAGGCATTTCCACGGTGACGGACGCATTATGTTGCGCCCGGAGCAAATTCACATCACGCAGGCCAGCCCGTCATCGTCGTCACCTCAGGCAACGGTGGTGGGTATTGAGTTTGCCGGTTTTGTCTCCACGCTGCGCCTGCGTCTTGGCGAAAGCGGCCAGGTGATTGAGCTTAAGAGCATCAGTCGGGAAGACGTGGTGTGTGGCAGTCTGGTTAATGTGCAGGTGGCCGGGCTGGCGCACCGGCTGGATTAA
- the clsB gene encoding cardiolipin synthase ClsB — MKTDWRDGNQIELLVNGDEFYPSVFSAIAQAHSRVVLETFIWCEDNVGYALQSVLIAAAQRGVSVDVTADGYGSHELSPPFLRALVNAGVRVHFYDPRKPLLGLMQTNLFRRLHRKIVVVDGETAWVGGINYCDDHRSDYGPQARQDYAIKIRGPVVDDINRFVLAALAHDEEPHGSWRQRFRRPARNPHPGNAQALFIWRDNGQHRRDIERHYVQMLRRARREVVIANAYFFPGYRLLRAMRNAARRGVRVQLVIQGQPDIPIVLVGARLLYPWLVKAGVEIYEFRRQPLHSKVALQDDYWTTIGSSNLDPLSLALNLEANLVIHDRAFNQQLRGHLCELMEQHSVRVEPSALPKRTYWQVVKNVLVFHFLKRFPSMVGWLPAHRPTLTRIKSQDP; from the coding sequence ATGAAGACGGACTGGCGTGATGGCAACCAGATAGAACTGCTGGTCAACGGTGATGAATTCTACCCGAGCGTGTTTAGCGCCATTGCGCAGGCGCACAGCCGGGTGGTACTGGAAACCTTCATCTGGTGTGAGGACAACGTCGGTTATGCGTTGCAATCGGTGTTGATTGCCGCGGCACAGCGCGGTGTCAGTGTTGATGTCACCGCCGACGGCTACGGCTCACATGAATTATCGCCACCGTTTCTGCGCGCGCTGGTTAATGCAGGCGTGCGCGTTCACTTCTATGACCCACGTAAACCGCTGCTCGGGCTGATGCAAACCAATTTGTTTCGACGTCTGCATCGTAAAATCGTGGTGGTAGACGGCGAAACGGCCTGGGTCGGAGGCATCAATTATTGCGACGATCACCGCAGTGATTACGGCCCGCAGGCCAGGCAGGACTATGCCATCAAAATACGCGGCCCGGTGGTGGATGACATCAACCGCTTTGTGCTGGCTGCACTGGCGCATGATGAGGAGCCACACGGCAGCTGGCGACAGCGTTTTCGCCGCCCGGCCCGTAACCCGCACCCCGGTAATGCACAGGCGCTGTTCATCTGGCGTGATAATGGCCAGCACCGGCGTGATATCGAGCGCCACTATGTGCAGATGCTGCGCCGGGCACGGCGCGAGGTGGTGATAGCCAATGCCTATTTTTTCCCCGGCTATCGGCTGTTGCGCGCCATGCGCAATGCCGCCAGACGCGGCGTGCGAGTGCAACTGGTTATTCAGGGGCAACCGGACATCCCGATAGTGTTGGTCGGAGCGCGGTTACTTTATCCGTGGCTGGTGAAGGCCGGGGTGGAAATTTATGAATTTCGCCGCCAGCCGCTACATAGCAAAGTGGCGCTACAAGACGATTACTGGACAACCATCGGCTCCAGTAACCTTGACCCGCTCAGCCTGGCCTTGAATCTGGAAGCCAATCTCGTGATTCATGACCGGGCGTTTAATCAACAACTGCGTGGCCATCTCTGCGAGCTGATGGAACAGCACTCGGTGCGCGTTGAACCGTCAGCCTTGCCTAAACGCACTTACTGGCAGGTGGTAAAAAATGTGCTGGTGTTCCATTTCCTTAAACGCTTTCCATCGATGGTGGGCTGGCTCCCCGCTCATCGCCCAACGCTTACGCGAATAAAATCGCAAGACCCCTGA
- a CDS encoding endonuclease/exonuclease/phosphatase family protein, with amino-acid sequence MDIVLSPSSAFSFTVLTLNTHRGFSTLNRRFILPELREAVRAVRADIICLQEVPGRHATHPLQVENWPDTSHYEFLAHTLWNDEAYGRNVIYPQGEHGNAVLSRFPIFSYHHLDTENATDDQRGLLHCIVKVPNRELYLHVVCVHLGLGTSHRQQQLQLLCDFIDTLPPQAPLVVAGDFNDWQGKAGAILHQRAGLTEVFSAHFGKPARTFPARFPVLCLDRIYVRNASPLIPTLLPHEPWLHLSDHAPLAVEMQL; translated from the coding sequence ATGGATATTGTCTTGTCACCGTCATCGGCGTTTTCGTTCACCGTCCTGACCCTCAATACTCACCGTGGGTTTAGCACACTGAACCGCCGCTTTATCCTGCCGGAACTGCGTGAAGCCGTGCGCGCGGTGCGCGCCGACATTATCTGTTTGCAAGAGGTGCCGGGCCGCCACGCAACCCACCCTTTACAGGTGGAAAACTGGCCGGACACATCCCACTACGAGTTTTTGGCACACACGCTGTGGAATGATGAGGCCTATGGCCGCAACGTCATTTACCCGCAAGGTGAACACGGCAATGCCGTGCTGTCGCGTTTCCCTATTTTCAGCTATCACCATCTTGATACGGAGAATGCCACCGACGACCAGCGCGGCCTGTTGCATTGTATTGTCAAAGTGCCTAATCGGGAGCTCTACCTGCATGTGGTGTGCGTCCATCTCGGGCTTGGTACATCACATCGTCAGCAGCAACTGCAGCTATTGTGTGATTTTATCGACACCTTGCCACCGCAGGCCCCGCTGGTGGTCGCCGGTGATTTTAATGACTGGCAAGGCAAAGCCGGGGCCATACTGCACCAGCGCGCCGGGCTGACGGAGGTGTTCAGCGCCCATTTTGGCAAACCCGCACGCACCTTTCCGGCACGATTCCCGGTGCTTTGCCTCGATCGCATCTATGTGCGTAACGCCTCCCCCCTTATCCCGACACTGTTGCCGCACGAGCCGTGGTTACATTTGTCGGATCATGCCCCGCTGGCGGTAGAGATGCAGCTATGA